The DNA region GGGCCACCTCCGGGTTCGAGGTCCTGGTGAGCGCGGGGGCCCGCAGCAACACCAGCTACACCCTCCAGGTGTCGGACGAGCAGGTCGACGCCCTGCGCTTCGTCCACCTCACCGACCGGGCCCGCAAGGCCGCCGCGGACGGCGACGCCGACGCCGTGGTCACACTGCTCGACGAGGCCCTCGCCCTGTGGACGGGGCCCGCCCTGGAGGGCGTGAGCGACCGCAGCTTCGCGCTCGCCGAGGCCGAACGCCTCCAGGAGCTGCGGCTCGTGGCCCGCGAGGACCGGATCGACGCCCTGATCGAGCTGGGTCACTACGAGGCGTCGGTGGCCGAACTGACCACGCTCGTCAATGAGTTCCCGCTGCGCGAGCGGCTGCGCTGTCAGCTGATGCTGGCGCTGCACCGCTCCGGCCGGCAGGCGGACGCCCTCGCCTCGTACCGCGACTTCTACCACCTCCTCGACGCGGAAGTGGGCATCGAGCCGGGCCGCCCGCTGAAGGAACTCCACCAGCGCGTCCTCGCCGGCGACCCCGCCCTCGCCCCCGGCCCCGCCCCGCTCGCCCCCGCACCGCCCCCGGCCCGCCCTGTGCCGCGTCAACTCCCGCCCGACGTCGCCAGTTTCACCGGCCGCTCGGACTATCTGCGCCAGCTCGACGCGCTTCTCACCCAGCACGAGGCGGGCCCCGGGCAGACGCTGGTGATCTCCTCCGTGTCCGGCATGGCGGGAGTCGGCAAGACCACGCTCGCGCTGCACTGGATGCACCAGGTGGCCGACCGCTTCCCCGACGGACAGCTGTACGCGAATCTGCGCGGCCACTCCCAGGAGGGACCGACGTCGGCCGACGAGGCGCTGGGGCAGTTGCTGCGCGCGCTGGGCGTCGGCACGGGGCACCTGCCGGAGAGCACCGACGAGAAGGCGGCGCTGTACCGCTCGCTGCTCGCGGGGCGGCGCATGCTGATCCTGCTCGACGACGCGGCCGGGCTCGCACAGGTGCGTCCGCTGCTGCCCGGATCGCCGACCTGCTTCGTCGTCGTCACCAGCCGCAACGACCTGCGGGGCCTGACCGCGTTCCACGACGCCCACCGGGTGAGCCTGAGCGTCTTCGGCGAGGAGGAGGCCCTGGCCCTGCTCGCCCGCGTCATCGGGGCGGACCGGGTGCGGCACGAGCCGGAGGCCGCCGCCGAGGCCGTCCGGCTGTGCGGGCTGCTTCCGCTGGCCGTGCGGATCGTCGCGGCCCACCTGATCGGCGACCGGCATCCGCCGATCGAGGAGGTCGTGCGGCGGCTGCGCAGCGGCGACCGGCTGCGGGAGCTGACCCTCGACCAGGAGGAACACACCGGCGTACGCGCGGTCCTCGACCTGTCGTACCGGTCGCTGCCCGCCGCCGAGCAGGAGCTGCTGCGGCTGCTCGCCCTCGCCCCTGGCCCCGGCATCACCGCCCCGGCCGCCGCCGCCCTCGCCGGGACCAGCCTGCCCGCCACCGCCCGGCTCCTGGACCATCTGGTCGCCCGCAGCCTCCTGGAGAGCCACCAGCCGGGCCGCTTCCAACTCCACGCCCTGGTCGCCCTGTTCGCCCGGGAGCGGGCCGAGGAGCAGGACAGCCCCGCCGCCCGCGAGCGCGCCGTCGGCCGCCTGCTCACCTGGTACCTGGCCACCACCGAGCAGGCCGCCCACCTGCTGTACGGCACCTTCTACTCCTGGTACGCGGCCGACCCGCCGGAGCCCGACGGCTCCCCCACGGCGCCGCTGGCCTTCGCGGGCGCCAGCGAGGCGCTCGCCTGGCTCGACGACGAGCGGACCGCGCTGCTCGCCTGCACCCGGCACGCCGTCCGGTACGGGCCGCGGTCCTTCGCCTGGAAGTCGGCGCTCGCCCTGCACGGGCACCTGATGGAGCACGGGCGCCGCGCGGACTGGCTGCGGGCCGCGCACGCCGGACTGCGGGCTGCCGAGGCCGCGCACGACGACCACGCGCGGGCGGTGATGCACTGGAGCATGTGCTACGTGCTGTGGGAGCTGGCCCGGCACGACGAGGCGCTGTGGCACAGCGCCCACGCCGAGGCCCTGTTCGCGCGGTCCGGGCAGCCCGTGGAGACCGCGGGGGCGGTGCTCGGGCTCGCCGCCTCGCACCGCGAACGCGGCGCGCTCGACCAGGCGGCCCGCGACGCCGAGCGGGCCCTCGCCCTGTACGCCGACAGCGGGCAGCCCGCCGGGGAGGCGTGGGCGCTGTGCCTGCTCGGCTTCGTCCGCCTCGACCAGGGCCGGCTCACCGTCGCCCACCGGCACTTCAGCGCTGCCCGCACGCGCGCCGAGGCCTCGCAGGACCAGCACACGGTGATGCTGGCCCTTTGGGGGCTCGGCACCGTCGCGCACGCGCTCGGTTCGACGGAGGAGGCACAGCGCCTGCTCACCCGGGCTCTCGCCGCGGACGGCAGACTGCTGTTCACCTACGCGGCGGAGGGCGCGCTGAACGCCCTCGCGGTGGCGTGCCGGGACGCCGGGGATCCGCGGCTCGCCCTCAAGTACGCCGTCGACGCGCTCGGCGTCACGCACCGCACGCACCGGCGCCTGGTGGAGCCGGAGGCCCTCAGCACGATCGGCACGGTGCTGCTGCGCCTGGACGACGCGCCGGGCGCCCTCGACCACCACGGCCGTGCCCTGGAGGCGGCGCGCGCGGCGGGCTGCCGCCGGGCCGAGGCCGGTGCCCTCGTGGGCCTCGCGGCTGTGTACCGGCACCTGGGTGAGAACGGCGAGGCGCTGGCCTGCACCCGGCGGGCTCTCGCCGCGGCCCGCAAGGCGGGGCTGCGGCTCGCCGAGGCCGAGGCGCGGACCGAGCTGGCCCTGGTGCATCTGGCGCTCGGCCGGCACGCCCAGGCGGAACGCGCCGTCGAGCGGTCCCTGCGCAGCTACCGGGCCGCTGGGCACCGGCCGGGTGTCGCCCGCGCCCTGGAGGTGGCGGCCGTGGTGCGGCGCGCGGACCCGGGCCCTGAAGCCCACGTGTGAACCGGGTCGTTCGCGTGGAGCGCGGGCGCGGGGGCGCACGGCGTGCCGACCGTCGCTGTGTGGGCGAGGGTCCGGCGACAGGCGCTCAACTCAGCGCCCGTACCCCCGCCGTGACCGCGGCCGCCACCAGGATCACCAGCGGTACGGGGGCCTTGAGCCGCCAGGCCACCAGTGCCCCGGCGAAACCGGCGAGCCTGGCGTCGAAGGTCATGCCGTGCGCGCCCGCCGCGCCCACGAGCTGGGTGACGACGAGGACGGCGAGGAGCGCGGGCGTCAGGTACTCGACGAATCGCGGGAACCATCCGGGCAGTTCGCGGTCGCCCATCACCAGGGAGCCCGCGCCCTTGATGAGGAAGGTGGTCGCCACCAGGGCGCCCACGACGATCCACGGGTCGCTGCTCATCGGGACCTCCACGTCCACACGACGGCGATGACGCAGGCCACGGCGATGGCGGTGTCGGGCACGGCGACGGCGGTGAGGACCGCGGCACAGAGAGCGGCGGTGGCGGCCGCCGTCCGTTTGGACGCGGTGCCCAGGTGCGGGGCGAGCAGCAGGAAGAACAGGACGGGCGAGACGGCGTCCAGGCCGTAGGTGAGGATGTCCACGGCCTTGAACGGGCCGATCGCGCCCACCAGGGTGCCGAGGACCCAGCCGAGCCACAGGACCACCCCGGAGGACAGC from Streptomyces flavofungini includes:
- a CDS encoding AfsR/SARP family transcriptional regulator, whose amino-acid sequence is MSRTPGPEVEQAPKESVRIRLLGPVSVEVRGRHVGLGPQQRALLAVLALARGHPVSTSRLAELLWEGEVPDGAVSALRTHVLHLRRILEPGRRATSGFEVLVSAGARSNTSYTLQVSDEQVDALRFVHLTDRARKAAADGDADAVVTLLDEALALWTGPALEGVSDRSFALAEAERLQELRLVAREDRIDALIELGHYEASVAELTTLVNEFPLRERLRCQLMLALHRSGRQADALASYRDFYHLLDAEVGIEPGRPLKELHQRVLAGDPALAPGPAPLAPAPPPARPVPRQLPPDVASFTGRSDYLRQLDALLTQHEAGPGQTLVISSVSGMAGVGKTTLALHWMHQVADRFPDGQLYANLRGHSQEGPTSADEALGQLLRALGVGTGHLPESTDEKAALYRSLLAGRRMLILLDDAAGLAQVRPLLPGSPTCFVVVTSRNDLRGLTAFHDAHRVSLSVFGEEEALALLARVIGADRVRHEPEAAAEAVRLCGLLPLAVRIVAAHLIGDRHPPIEEVVRRLRSGDRLRELTLDQEEHTGVRAVLDLSYRSLPAAEQELLRLLALAPGPGITAPAAAALAGTSLPATARLLDHLVARSLLESHQPGRFQLHALVALFARERAEEQDSPAARERAVGRLLTWYLATTEQAAHLLYGTFYSWYAADPPEPDGSPTAPLAFAGASEALAWLDDERTALLACTRHAVRYGPRSFAWKSALALHGHLMEHGRRADWLRAAHAGLRAAEAAHDDHARAVMHWSMCYVLWELARHDEALWHSAHAEALFARSGQPVETAGAVLGLAASHRERGALDQAARDAERALALYADSGQPAGEAWALCLLGFVRLDQGRLTVAHRHFSAARTRAEASQDQHTVMLALWGLGTVAHALGSTEEAQRLLTRALAADGRLLFTYAAEGALNALAVACRDAGDPRLALKYAVDALGVTHRTHRRLVEPEALSTIGTVLLRLDDAPGALDHHGRALEAARAAGCRRAEAGALVGLAAVYRHLGENGEALACTRRALAAARKAGLRLAEAEARTELALVHLALGRHAQAERAVERSLRSYRAAGHRPGVARALEVAAVVRRADPGPEAHV
- a CDS encoding AzlD domain-containing protein, whose amino-acid sequence is MSSDPWIVVGALVATTFLIKGAGSLVMGDRELPGWFPRFVEYLTPALLAVLVVTQLVGAAGAHGMTFDARLAGFAGALVAWRLKAPVPLVILVAAAVTAGVRALS